The following proteins come from a genomic window of Populus alba chromosome 12, ASM523922v2, whole genome shotgun sequence:
- the LOC118044584 gene encoding TORTIFOLIA1-like protein 3 — MAQKLKLKVLTLITKLADRDTYATASREIERIAESLDNTTLSTFLSCILSTDSTDKPFVRKHCLHLLSTLSHLYSNSLSSSLPKILSYITRRLRDPDSSIIRSQCLTAMTSLASKITKVPFSTAFLKQLSESVFTEQELNAQIGSALCLAAAIDAAPDPEPGRLGKVLLPRLERLVKSEGYKAKFAGLVVVGSVIGVGGVRGIGGGTGGLVKCLVGFLSTEDWNSRKAAAEALRKLAVVERDGVAEFKSECLKVFESRRFDKVKAAREVMNETIEAWKQVPDVSEEESPPPRSLASSREDASDWRHGSGSKKLHLAGSEAPQMRKKSILDIKNTPPDSSLATTARKRRPLKSTNERTSPAMYGKVDQKKMVDWKVEISVPNSISSTAAGENDLKMKNPKVPEKRLAKPETKRSLFSKDSDDKKLKFGGFKSWSRVAPCHEESPHSTVVASSGTENHHSNHNECEDLSLIRYQLVQIERQQSSLLDLLQSFIGSSQNGMHSLETRVRGLELALDEISYDLAVSSGRLTNTDSNRTTCFLLPGADFLSSKFWKKTEGRYSNSRIYSSRGTPLSATVRHRADRNGHSETINLGNQRLRLQGGGGLIVNPLAEIHGGSRVNSEVTQQ, encoded by the exons atggcaCAAAAGCTGAAACTTAAAGTGCTAACGCTGATAACAAAACTAGCAGACAGAGACACGTACGCGACAGCGTCAAGAGAGATAGAAAGAATCGCAGAGTCCCTCGATAACACGACGCTTTCTACTTTCCTCTCTTGCATTCTCTCCACTGACTCTACCGACAAGCCATTTGTACGCAAACACTGCCTTCACCttctctcaactctctctcaTCTCTATTCCAATTCTCTCTCCAGTTCTCTCCCTAAAATCCTCTCTTACATTACTCGCCGTCTCCGCGACCCCGACTCCTCCATCATCCGCTCACAATGTTTGACAGCAATGACCTCTCTTGCTTCCAAAATCACCAAAGTGCCATTCTCTACTGCATTTTTGAAGCAGTTGAGTGAGTCGGTGTTCACGGAGCAGGAATTGAATGCGCAGATTGGATCCGCTTTGTGTCTGGCTGCGGCGATCGATGCGGCGCCGGATCCAGAACCAGGGAGGTTGGGAAAAGTGTTGCTGCCGAGATTGGAGAGGCTGGTGAAGAGCGAAGGGTATAAAGCGAAGTTTGCAGGATTGGTTGTTGTAGGGAGTGTGATTGGTGTTGGTGGAGTGAGAGGGATTGGAGGAGGAACTGGAGGTTTGGTTAAGTGTTTGGTTGGGTTTTTGAGTACTGAGGATTGGAATTCGAGGAAAGCTGCGGCCGAGGCGTTGAGGAAGTTGGCTGTTGTGGAGAGGGATGGTGTTGCTGAGTTCAAGAGCGAGTGCTTGAAAGTTTTCGAGAGTCGGAGATTTGAtaag gtGAAGGCTGCAAGGGAGGTGATGAATGAGACAATAGAGGCATGGAAACAGGTTCCGGATGTTTCAGAGGAGGAATCCCCGCCTCCTCGATCACTGGCTTCTTCCAGAG AGGATGCAAGTGACTGGCGCCACGGGTCTGGATCCAAAAAACTTCACCTTGCGGGTTCCGAAGCCCCACAAATGAGGAAAAAATCCATTTTGGATATCAAGAATACTCCACCTGACAGTTCATTAGCAACCACAGCTAGGAAGAGACGTCCTTTAAAGAGCACTAACGAGAGAACTAGTCCAGCAATGTATGGGAAAGTGGACCAGAAGAAGATGGTGGACTGGAAAGTTGAAATTTCAGTTCCTAATAGCATTTCCTCAACTGCAGCTGGGGAAAATGATCTTAAGATGAAAAATCCTAAAGTTCCAGAAAAAAGGTTAGCAAAGCCAGAAACAAAACGATCCCTTTTTAGTAAGGACTCGGATGACAAGAAACTTAAATTTGGTGGTTTCAAGTCATGGTCTCGTGTGGCTCCTTGTCATGAGGAGAGCCCTCATTCTACTGTTGTAGCTAGCAGTGGTACAGAGAATCACCATAGTAACCACAACGAGTGTGAGGATTTATCTTTGATTCGATACCAGCTTGTTCAGATTGAAAGACAGCAATCTAGCCTGCTAGATCTCCTGCAG AGTTTTATTGGGAGCTCGCAAAATGGGATGCATTCACTTGAGACACGTGTGCGTGGCCTAGAGTTGGCGCTGGATGAGATATCATATGATTTGGCTGTATCTAGTGGAAGGTTGACCAACACAGATTCCAACAGAACCACATGTTTTTTACTACCAGGTGCAGACTTCTTGAGCTCCAAGTTTTGGAAGAAAACGGAAGGCCGGTATTCAAACTCAAGGATTTATTCATCCAGGGGTACTCCATTATCAGCTACTGTGCGCCATAGAGCTGATAGGAATGGCCATTCTGAAACAATTAATTTGGGGAACCAAAGGTTACGGCTTCAGGGTGGTGGTGGCTTGATTGTGAATCCCCTGGCAGAGATTCATGGTGGCTCACGGGTGAACTCAGAGGTGACACAACAATAG
- the LOC118044586 gene encoding transcription factor MYB1R1 yields MVAGSSSTGSGVGGAAETRPKEILLFGVRVVVDNMRKIVSLNNMNDYEHLNDNEEDEEAAAGASASAAVSGYMSADDTVQHSSSASERRSQRKRGLPWTEEEHKRFLVGLQKMGKGDWRGISRNFVKTRTPTQVASHAQKHFLRNSNGNRRRRRSSLFDITTDMVTETPMEEQQAQCQDSKSNNQAPESNPPLQANSTTSFPGVLPFPVRRRTVSPAVSPLQIESPIMENRPLGQGNQSLNYSTNLVLTVPVVPAPCTSAMPDLNLNLKPVADPSPLSLDLSSSSDQRASSSRHSAFQTMSSLKNGDKTIVVA; encoded by the exons ATGGTGGCCGGTAGTAGCTCCACAGGTAGCGGTGTTGGAGGAGCGGCAGAGACGAGGCCGAAGGAGATTTTGCTGTTTGGAGTCAGAGTGGTGGTTGATAATATGAGGAAAATTGTGAGTTTGAATAATATGAATGATTATGAGCACTTGAATGATAACGAGGAAGATGAAGAAGCCGCTGCCGGTGCATCTGCTTCTGCTGCTGTTTCTGGTTATATGTCTGCAGACGACACCGTTCAACACTCTTCTTCAGCCTCTGAAAGGCGTAGCCAACGAAAGagag GATTGCCATGGACAGAGGAGGAGCACAAGAGATTCCTTGTAGGATTGCAGAAAATGGGCAAAGGAGACTGGAGAGGAATTTCTCGCAATTTTGTCAAGACCCGAACACCAACTCAGGTTGCTAGTCATGCTCAGAAGCATTTTCTCCGCAACAGTAATGGGAATCGCCGCCGCCGCCGATCTAGCCTCTTTGATATCACCACCGATATG GTGACGGAAACTCCAATGGAAGAGCAGCAAGCTCAATGCCAAGACAGCAAGAGCAACAACCAGGCACCCGAGTCAAATCCACCGCTGCAAGCCAACAGCACCACCAGTTTCCCTGGGGTGCTTCCGTTCCCTGTAAGAAGAAGAACTGTCAGTCCTGCCGTGTCGCCTCTCCAAATTGAGAGTCCAATAATGGAAAACCGACCACTTGGACAAGGCAATCAATCCCTTAACTACTCAACAAATCTAGTCCTCACAGTCCCCGTCGTCCCAGCTCCCTGTACTTCAGCAATGCCTGATCTTAACTTAAACTTGAAGCCGGTTGCTGATCCATCTCCGTTGTCACTCGATCTGTCTTCATCGTCTGATCAGAGGGCATCGTCATCTAGGCATTCAGCTTTCCAGACGATGTCAAGTTTGAAAAACGGTGATAAAACCATCGTTGTTGCTTGA